The following coding sequences lie in one Liolophura sinensis isolate JHLJ2023 chromosome 4, CUHK_Ljap_v2, whole genome shotgun sequence genomic window:
- the LOC135464842 gene encoding uncharacterized protein LOC135464842: protein MANARPKRDRKQVYNLSDVLSQLDEDSSGSEYKADEGESDTESVSEDEESLIGEVNNLEGDTETQSVHLSDGKTQGMTSETSAQPNPLDSEKAEQEITASSSNISQLDPHPLTNPLSSSSPSRHDISEGLLDSDLPANDDPQTATENQQPRDHEEGHTDITRGRKRKRETDAWSRNKRKDARNRGREYINEKGRVIHARRPQPFQCKCHYKCTDNIPEDARKKVCEAYWASGDYTRQRDYIVRNVKKTERSRSTTAGESRRQRTYKYHLTMNGQCIQVCKTFFLATLDIRQRTVYYALDAKTNINAANTEGFVSPDRRGKNTPKNKTSDSDKAFLKAHIESFPAVESHYCRQRTRRRYLDSSLNVKKMHELYEEHCRKENRTPAKVHVYREIFNSEYNLGFHKPKKDECSLCDRFKKATLTEKEAMNTEYQAHQARKVQAREHKETDKKRAIENPETVRSINFDLQRFYRHLR from the exons ATGGCTAATGCTAGACCAAAACGAGATAGAAAGCAGGTCTATAACCTGTCTGATGTGCTGTCACAGTTGGACGAAGATTCATCTGGCAGCGAATATAAGGCTGACGAGGGTGAATCGGATACAGAAAGCGTCAGTGAAG ATGAGGAGAGCTTGATTGGCGAAGTGAATAACCTGGAGGGTGACACAGAGACTCAGAGTGTACATCTTTCCGATGGAAAAACACAAGGGATGACGTCAGAGACCTCTGCTCAACCAAATCCACTTGATTCTGAGAAGGCTG AACAAGAAATCACAGCAAGCAGCAGCAACATTTCTCAACTTGATCCACATCCCTTGACTAATCCATTGTCCTCGAGCAGCCCTTCGCGGCACGACATTTCAGAAGGCCTATTAGACTCTGACCTTCCGGCAAATGATGATCCACAAACAGCGACGGAAAACCAACAACCTAGAGACCATG aGGAAGGTCATACTGACATAACTAGGGGAAGAAAACGGAAGAGAGAGACGGATGCTTGGAGTCGAAATAAAAGAAAGGATGCAAGGAACAGAGGGCGTGAATATATCAATGAAAAGGGACGTGTTATACATGCAAGACGTCCTCAACCTTTCCAGTGCAAATGTCACTACAAATGTACAGACAACATCCCAGAGGACGCGCGTAAGAAGGTTTGTGAAGCATACTGGGCCAGTGGTGATTATACTCGTCAACGAGACTATATTgttagaaatgtgaaaaaaacagaGCGAAGCAGGTCAACAACCGCTGGCGAGTCCAGAAGACAAAGGACCTACAAGTATCACTTGACCATGAATGGTCAATGCATTCAGGTGTGCAAAACATTCTTTTTGGCAACACTTGATATACGCCAAAGAACAGTTTATTACGCTCTCGATGCCAAAACCAACATAAACGCTGCAAATACTGAGGGTTTTGTATCTCCTGATCGTAGAGGCAAGAACACACCAAAAAACAAGACCAGTGATTCGGACAAGGCTTTTTTAAAAGCTCACATTGAATCGTTCCCTGCCGTCGAGTCACATTACTGCAGACAGAGGACACGGCGCAGGTACCTGGACAGTAGTCTTAATGTGAAGAAAATGCATGAACTGTACGAGGAACATTGCAGAAAGGAAAACCGCACACCGGCAAAGGTTCATGTATACAGAGAGATTTTCAACAGTGAATATAATTTGGGGTTCCATAAACCAAAAAAGGATGAATGCAGTCTTTGTGATCGATTTAAGAAGGCTACCCTAACAGAGAAGGAAGCTATGAATACAGAATATCAGGCACACCAAGCTAGAAAAGTTCAGGCCAGAGAACACAAGGAAACCGATAAGAAGAGGGCAATTGAAAATCCAGAAACTGTGAGATCAATAAATTTCGACCTTCAAAGGTTCTACAGACACCTCAGATGA